GGTAAGCGTATTGCGGTGGTGGATATGCAGGTTGTTGTGGTGGTGGATATGCGGGTGGGTATTGTGGTGGGTAACCCAAAAAGCCTCTGCGGAATCCTCTGCCCCATCCTCTACCGAATCCTCTGCCGCGTCCTCTGCCGAAGCCTCTACCATAGCCCGGTATCGGGTTCATGTATCCAGGAACTGAGTAGCCAGCGCAGTAGCCAGCTGCCCTTCCAGTCATGGGTCCTAAACCCCAGGGTCCTGTTCTATCTCCTCTTGGCATTTTTTTTCTTTCACCTCTATTTTTGTGTTTATGCACATTATT
The Candidatus Bathyarchaeota archaeon genome window above contains:
- a CDS encoding DUF5320 family protein, with product MPRGDRTGPWGLGPMTGRAAGYCAGYSVPGYMNPIPGYGRGFGRGRGRGFGRGWGRGFRRGFLGYPPQYPPAYPPPQQPAYPPPQYAYPPPMYPAPRQSPEDERAALEDYKKNLEAERTDLEKEMTEIEARIKELKTTVEQGKKQQLEP